AATAATCGAGGGCCTCAAGGCGCTTGAGCCCATAGGCGGGATGACGGCCGAAGAGTACGCCGCGGACCTCTACAAGAGGAAGGCGGCGGAAAGGCTCATGCAGGAGCTTATAGAGGCGGCCATAGATATAAACACCCACATAATCGTCCACACCGGCAACAACCCGCCGGAAGACTACTACGAAAGCTTTATAAAACTCGGCGGACTCGGGGTAGTCCCGAAGGCGCTCGCGGAAAGGCTCGCCCCGTCAGCGGGGCTCAGGAACAGGCTCGTCCACGAGTACGACGCCATCGAAGACACGCTCGTCCTCGCGGCGATCGGGACGGCCGAAGAGCTTTACCCGGAATACGTAAAGGAAGTAGAGGCTTATATCTCGGGCAAGAAGTAAGTAGCGGCGACTACCCGCGCCCCTTTCCCCTTCCACTCCACCGCCTAAAATGTTATATCTATGGCCGCTTAAAAAGAGCTTAGCTTAAGGATAATATTATTACGAAACTGCTGCTCATAGCCGCCGGAGGCGGTGTGGGGGCGCTACTCCGCTACGGCCTTTCGGGGCTCACCCACCGGCTGGTCGGAGCGGGCGGGGTGGTCTTCCCCTGGGGCACGCTCGTGGTGAACGTCGCGGGTGCCCTGGCAATAGGCTTCCTCTGGGAGTTGTTCGAGCGCGCCGCCGTCTCGCCAGAGCTGAGACTCTTTACATTCATAGGGCTCCTCGGAGGCTTTACGACCTTTTCGACCTTCAGTATAGAGACCTTCAGCCTGCTCCGCGACGGCGAGACCAAGCTCGCCGCCCTGAACGTCGTCCTGAGTAACGCGCTCTGCATAGCGGCCGTGTTCGCGGGCTTCGGCCTGTCACGGTATTTGGCCAGATAAAGGAGGCCGGAAAAAGGAGGTAAGAAGATGAAGCTTCCGGAAGAGGGATCACTGCTCAGAATATTCATCGGCGAGTCGGATACGTATAACGGAAAAGCCCTTTACGAAGAGATAGTGCTTAAGGCGCGCGAGCTGAACCTCGCAGGCGCGACGGTCTTACGCGGGATAATGGGTTTTGGAGCGCACTCGCGGCTGCATACCGCGAAGATCCTCCGCCTCTCCGAAGACCTGCCCGTGGTTATAGAGATAGTGGACACCGAGGAGAAGCTAAATAAACTCCTGCCGCTCCTCGACGAGATGGTCGACGAAGGGCTCATCACCCTCG
The Thermodesulfobacteriota bacterium DNA segment above includes these coding regions:
- a CDS encoding DUF190 domain-containing protein yields the protein MKLPEEGSLLRIFIGESDTYNGKALYEEIVLKARELNLAGATVLRGIMGFGAHSRLHTAKILRLSEDLPVVIEIVDTEEKLNKLLPLLDEMVDEGLITLEKVRVIKYRHGKGE
- the crcB gene encoding fluoride efflux transporter CrcB; translated protein: MAAGGGVGALLRYGLSGLTHRLVGAGGVVFPWGTLVVNVAGALAIGFLWELFERAAVSPELRLFTFIGLLGGFTTFSTFSIETFSLLRDGETKLAALNVVLSNALCIAAVFAGFGLSRYLAR
- a CDS encoding DUF86 domain-containing protein, with amino-acid sequence MTPVEEGIVRKKLGVIIEGLKALEPIGGMTAEEYAADLYKRKAAERLMQELIEAAIDINTHIIVHTGNNPPEDYYESFIKLGGLGVVPKALAERLAPSAGLRNRLVHEYDAIEDTLVLAAIGTAEELYPEYVKEVEAYISGKK